Below is a genomic region from Syngnathus typhle isolate RoL2023-S1 ecotype Sweden linkage group LG3, RoL_Styp_1.0, whole genome shotgun sequence.
AGAATAGCTGACGGCCGTTTCCCTGGCAACCCGCTgcagcggcgggcgggcgggcgtcgtcgtcgtcgtggcAACTGAGGGCTTCGCTTCAAAGTGCACCTCATCCAATGGCCAGCCACCGCAGGTTTGACTGGAGGAGGCGGAGCCGAGCGACCTCGACTCAGCTTGAATAATTTATTGATCGGCACTGCGGCAGGGGCGTGGAGAGCCGATGAAATTTTAAAGACGCACTTTGCGGCGAGTGACTGCCAACGGCTCACCTCCGACCTTCTGTCTGACAGCAGCTAAGCACATTTGactgacacgcacgcacgcgcatgcACTGCACTCCTGAAAGCGTGTAGCGCCTTTTGATTGGTCAGCGTTCTTTCGCTTTAACCACCCACCAATATGAGATCTACGAACATTTTGGGCTCCAAGTAATCGCTCAGGGCATGAATTAGGTAGCCGAACAGGAGGTTGACATGTCTCGCCGCCATCCTTCTGCTACGGAGACCTGAAGGAGACAATCATCTGCATGCTCGCAACTTTGCTAGCTCAACAACCGAACCCATATGCACTTACTTGAGGGAGGGAACGTCGTTTGGGTTAATGGGATGGCATTTTGCTTGTACCTCCGCAGGTGAACAAACACTCGGTGGGCTTCAAAATGCGCGCGCAACGACAGGCAGGTCAGGTTGTTGCATCCCATTAGATCATCACAAGGTGGAACAAATAAGCATGACTCGCCTGCACGCGGCACGCGGCGTGCACGCCGACAGCACACACACCGTGGAGACAGACAACCGCTCGAACGTCATGGACAGGTGCGGTGCGTGTGCATGAATTGACAAAGGTTATCGGGAAAACACATTTGGAAGAGGGGCTGCGCTGAATCGCCGCCGAAGAAAATGAAGCGAGAAATGCAGGGCAGGCTCACGCGACAgacgacgaagaagaagaaaacgctGCTCTGCTGCCCCCTGGCAAACTCCACCATTCTCGTCCGTGTTGTCATGGAGACGTCTCGATATTCAACAGTgccatttattgattgattgattttattattgattgattttataACCATAAAAATCACATCTCTCTCATTTTAATACAAAGGAAATTGACAAAGAGAAAAACCAAAACGTCACGGGGACTTGTTCTGACTGCAGGGGAGATCCGCTCCTGACGCGTTGTCATGAATCCCGGTTGCGTTCCGGACAGGGCCGGcgcttatttttcttttcttttcttttcttttctgctctttttctttttcctctctcaaCGGACTAAACGTGCGAACGTCGACAGCCACGGCTTTGAAAAGGCAGCACTTCCGCATGGAAGCTGTTACTTTGAAGAGACCTCGGGATTCATGCCGGAAGCCTCACGACGTGCTTACCGCAGAAGGACGAGCATCGTCGATCCTGTGCATTGTCGTGACGAGTACGCgcgtgagcgagcgagcaggtAAGCACGCGCGCCTCCCTCACCGCGCCAGTCATGCTCGCGTCGCGGCGTTCAGCCAACGAAGCCGAAATGTAAACGTAGCTAAAGTAGGATCAAATGAAGTCATCGACGTGACGGTTAGCTGCAGGCTAACGGCTAACTAGACGCTAACGATGGAGTTCCTGCTCCGATCTGTCCGGGATGACgtcaccctccctccctcgctcgctctcaatAATCCAAATAAATGATGGAGTGCGTCCCTTGGAGGAAAagcctttctttccttccttcctcttgtGCGCTATGATGGCGTCATCGGCGGTTGTCGTCGTTGCCTCCCCTTCCCGCTCAGGTGACAGGTGGGCGGCATGGCTTTGATCTCCTTGGAGGACCTCGAAGGGTTGGGCGAAGATGAGCAACTGGACGAGGACATCACGGACAACCCCGAGCCGATGGGGGAGGAGCAATCGGACCGACTGCTCACTCATTGGAGGGCCGTGGCCAGCACGCACCAGGTCACCGTGCCGACAGGTGAGCGCACACGTCATTACGTTGCTGTGCTCGCTCGCACGCACTGACGTCACTAACCGTTGCCCTGCAATTCGCAACCTTTAGTTCGCCGATTGGTTTTCATATGGATAAAAAGACAAGTTCAATTCCTTTTTCCATGGCAATAAAACCTATCCCTTCTCCGTGGTGCTCCGTTCCCTTTAGTGAAGGATTGGGTCCAAAAACAATTGCAGTTCGATTTTCTTTGAAGCGCTGGTtaaatttcaaagtcaaaaaagtcaaagtctgctttattgtcaacgtcttcacatgccgagacacacaaagagatggaaatgacgttttctctatcccacggtgacaagacatagtacacgatagacatacaagtaaacgacgcaatataaaaaacaagaaggcacaaacaataaataagaggaataataaatcaacagataacacaacaaataagagccagtgtgcatacagacagtaaaagtacaggacgctacgcagaacggggaagcgagttcaggatcctgacagcctggagtatgaagctgtttgagagtctggtggtgcgggagggagcgcaggcttctgtacctcttcccagagggcagaagctcgaacaaagagtgagcggggtgactcacatcactcacaatcgtggtcgccttgcgggtgagatgggaggtggaaatgtccttcaaggagggcaTTTGTTAAATGATGCGCGCCAAAATTTCGAGGACCATGCGCACACGTTGCCCAGACAGCTGACCACTGAGAGTCAGCGATGAATTCCAAATgcgattaataataaaaaaaatgaccacctcaaacgaaTCCACGCTCatggtttgtttgctttttttggggTAGAAATGAGGGGGCCTATCCACGAAATGGCACGCCACAACCAGCAGAGGGAGCCCGTGCCTTTCGTGCCCATTTCCTGTCAGGAGAAGGTGGGTTGAGCGCGTGCTCGGCCGGCGACGAGGATGCCGTCACTCACGAGACTTGTTTGCGTGTGCCAAGATGGGCGAGGTGATGTGGGAGGAGCGCGCGTACCCGGCGGGCAAGTGGGCGTGCGTGCGGCAGGCTGAGGAACTTTACGAGCAGAGCATCTCCAAGAGCTTCATGAAGCTGATGCGCTTCATCTGCAAGGAGAACTCGGCAGGTGGCATGCGCACCCGCACGCACGCGGCAGCGTGTTTTTCCAGCACGCACGGCGACGGGCCACTTTTGCACCTACGAGGCGTCTCGTTTGTGTTTTTGCTGTGCATACGGGCAGGCGGCCACCTGGGCCTGACGGTGCCGGTGGTCAGCACGGTGATGGTGACGGCTGACGGCCAGACGCTGGACAAGGAGGTGGAGACCGGCTTCTACTTGCCCGCCGCCTTCCAAGACGCGCCGCTGCGGCCGCACGACCCCGACGTGGAGGTGGTGCAACGGGACGCCTTCACCGTTGTGGCCAGGTGAAGAAAGAGGCTGCGTCGCTCGCGCCATCCACCGCAACGGTGGAGCTTAACCCGAACCCCCGTTGCGGCAGAGCCTTCTTGGGGACGACCACCGAGGAGACGGTGACTCGCCACAGCCGCCTGCTGCGGGAGTTGTTGGACGCCTCGGCGGCCGAGCGCCTACGCTCCGACACCTACATGGTGGCCGTCTACGAAAACCCTGGCGTCCCGCACCGCCGCAACGAGATCTGGTTCCTGCGGCGCTAGGGGGCCGACTGCACCGTTTTCTGCAAACATACACAAAAACTACGCACGGCAAGTCAGGCGCCGTCGTTTTTCTCGTTAGCGTGCCGAGCTCTTAGCGCCGTTAGGAAATTGGACACTTAGTGgggatcaagtcaagtttattcaaggtgaatatttttgtatgttttgacaaaaaaaacaaactcagaCTTGTAATTTGAACGGTATCTCCAAAAAGCTGAACTTGTAATGTGAAATAAATGTCAATTTAACAACTAAAGACACAGACTGCCTTGCCTTGTCAGCTATTGCTACAAGAACACAAggtagggtaaaaaaaaaaaagctttatttaCAAACACGTCGAGGCTCAAACGGGAAGTAAAAAGTGGGCGCGACTTCCGGCACCGTCAGATCAGGTCAGCCACTGCACACAAGACCCGCAAAAGGTTTCCGCCTCGTCCAACATTCCAATCTTGGCGCGCTAGCGATGCGGCGGCATGCGCACTCACCGTTCATGGGCATCTCGTCGATCTGCGTGGAGTAGTACTGCTCGATGTCGCGCAGGATGCGGATGTCGTCGTTCTTCACAAAGTTAATGGCCACACCTTTGCGGCCGTAGCGACCGGAGCGGCCGATCCTGTCGGGAGGGGTCGCGGGTCAAGGGGGGCGGGCAACGACGGGGAGCGGGCGGGACGGCGTCCTACCTGTGGATGTAGAGCTCTCGGTTGTTGGGGAGGTCATAGTTGATGATGAGGGAAACCTGAGGCACGTCCAGACCGCGCGCCCACACATCGGTGGAGATCAACACGCGACtgcgcaggcgggcgggcgcacacacacacacacacacacacgaaaagcAATTTGTTTTAAGGAGCGCACATGGTGGCTGTGCGAGTTGCACGCCACGCACGTGGCTCACCTGGCTCCGGAACGGAACTCCTTCATGATGGACTCTCGCTCTTTCTGCGGCATGTCTCCGTGCATGGACGACACTGTGAAGTTGGCCTCCCGCATTTTCTCCGTCAGCCAGTCCACCTGCGAGCAAAGCGTGGCGGCGTCAGGCAGGTTGACCAGCGGACGCCAGGCGGGGagcggcggctgctgctgctgaccttTCTCTTGGTGTTGCAGAAGATGACAGCCTGCGTGATGGTGAGTGTGTCGTAGAGGTCGCACAGCGTGTCGAACTTCCACTCCTCACGCTCCACCGCCACAAAGAACTGCTTGATTCCTTCCAGCGTCAGCTCGTCACGCTTGACCAGGATGCGGATGGGGTCCGTCATGAACTTGTTGGTCATCTCCAGGATCTCGTGCGGCAGCGTGGCACTGATAAGGACCACTTGCGTAGCGGGGGGCAGGTAGCGGTACACGTCGTAGATCTGCTCCTTGAAACCTGCCGCGAGTCAGAGGTCACACCGGGCTTTCGGTGAAGGCCAagggtgggcgggcgggcgagcgagcagCGACCGACCTTTGTTGAGCATCTCGTCGGCCTCGTCCAGAACCAACATTTTGATGGCGCGCGTTCGGAGACTGCGGCGCCGGATCATGTCTGCGAGCACAGCGGCGGCGTTATTGCCAACCGGCGGGAAAGCAAGCTGATAGCTCGACGCTAACGCCAAGGGAAAATGCTACGGGCGTGCTAAGGGTCAGCAAGGATTTCACAAGGAACACAAAGAGCGCGGCAACAAACGCAGACAACGATAATCAGGCTTTCTGGTTGGACTCCAAACGTTGCGTGTCACCACGCTGCACACGGCGGGAACACACAAGTCACGTTCTAATCACGCTCGTCTTCCGTGCCCGACTTGTCAGGAAATGTCCGGTTCAGTCATCGACAAACAACAACGGGGACGGCCGTCGGCCCGGCACTCACCGAAAACCCGCCCCGGTGTTCCCGACACCACGTGCTGGCCAAAGTCCAACTTGCGGATGTCCTCACCCACGTTGGTCCCGCCGATGCATGCGTGGCACTGGACGTTCATGTAGTCCCCGAGCGCCAGCAGCACCTGAAGGCGCAGCCAAAGGACCGCCtccgtgagtgagtgtgtgtgagagagagagagagagagagagagagagagagaggaggggcgGCGAGGAGCGGGCGTCACCTTCTGAATCTGGCCAGCCAATTCTCTGGTGGGCGCCAAGATTAACGCCTGGGTCTCCCTCACCTGTGCGCACACATCAATGTGGCATCAAAACACGTCCAAATGAAAGCCCCCAGCCCCCTCTTTTCGGCTGACACGGTTACCGCAGCTTGGCGCCAAAGCACTTTTTTGTGATCAACGCAAACTCGCACGGGGCTCGAAGCAAGAAATAGCCCGACGGGTCACGCTCACCTGGATGTCCAGACACTGCAGCACCGACACACAGAAGGTGGCCGTCTTTCCCGTGCCCGACTGCGACCTGCACGCAACCACCGTGTCagagggaagaagaaaaaaagcacatttctgAGCTTCTTTTCTTACTGGGCGATGACGTCTCTGCCTTTGATGATCTGCTTGATGGCTCGCTGCTGAATGGCCGACGGCTTCTCGAACCCTGAGGCAAGCCACGCACAACATTAGCACGCGCGTCCTGTGCCAAAATGGCCGAGCATTTGGCGGGTGGAAAAATCTCTTGGATTGGATGCCTTGGATCAAATAGGATAGTGCCAACAACTGCGATATTGTTATTTCTGCCTAAGCTCCATTTCCCAGTAAAGGTGAGACATTGGTGATTGAAGGTGTTCAAGCACGTCTTGCATCTGATTGGAATTTGGAAAAGATCAACTCAGAAATGTAGGACGTTGGCGTGCtcaagctgatggagctcgtcattttcaaatcaaatgcTGCGAATGGCACAACATCCTTCAGTGAGAACATTTCAACGCCATTTTCTTCACCAAGCATGCTCTTTACGGTCGGTCACATTGGCCTCACTGTTGGGTtcctcgtttttcttttttttttttgtctttcgaACAACGCCCGTACAATACTCGTGTATCATGACTGACGCGAACATGCTCTTTTCCACATGGTGTTGGTTGTATCGTAGTTGTTGGACTTTCAAACATTAGCCCAAGTGGCTAATGCTAACGGGGAAACTTCAGCCACCCAGCGCGAAGCCACAAAGGTGCTAATCCGATGTTCACCTGGCGTCTCCTCGCCACATAAACGTGAGCTGGAACGCCAGCGGGGATCATTAGAGTTTATGGcggcggcgtggcgcggcgcgACGTGGCGGCGGGCTGCGCGGAGGCCTCGCCGATCCTCGGCCTACCGTAAGCGTAGATGCCGCGCAGCAGGTCCTCCCTCAGGCCCATGGTGTCGAAGGTAGGGGTGACGTCCACCTCCTCGCTAGTCTCGAACTCCACCTTAGTCATGTCCTCGTCCTTGAGGAGCCGCTTACGACTCTGCATACCGGCGGCGGCCATTTCTTGACTGCAACTGAAAGGCGGCGAAAAGGCGTCGCGACGTTAGCTGCTAACAAACACACCGGGCAACgcgagaaagaaaggaaggccgaggggaggggaggggaggggcgtgtGGCGCCGCTGCGATGACGCCGCTGCGATGACGCACTCGGCCAGCGACGCCGGAGATGACGACGTCACACtgcggtggaaaaaaaaaaaaagcgagaagGCGTCGAGCGCGTCCTTCAAAAGTTGCTAGTAAAGACAAGCAAGCAGCCACATTTgacggcgctcgctcgctcgcccgtcCGCCCTCGCATTCCAAGTTATCAAGTTAAGCACATTTGCGCAGTCGCCCAAAAGGAAACCCGCCGCTGCCCGCCCGCCGACGTGTAGTTCCCGTAATATGGACGCCATCCAAGCCACGCTTCTCGGAGTCGTCCCAAATACGTTGGCGCTTCATGTTAAAAGGACGACCATATATTACTTTTTGCCCCTTCACAAGAACTGCTCATTTTCGAGGGCACACGTAGATGCCGGTAGGGGACGACACACAGTCgcttaaaaaatacaatactaaaaaaaaacgtaGACTACACCATTATGGCCCCCATCACTTGTCACTCAATGAACAAATGCAGCACTGCAGTAATATAAAGGAGTTTGACGAATAAAGTCAATCTGGGCACGCACAAACGTATACTGCCGTTCCAACCTCTCAAGATGTAgcgagaaggaaggaaggaaggagacaaAAGGATGGAAGCGGCAGGAAAAGAAGAGAGCATCAAAGTCCTGCGAGGGAAGTCAAGTGGGACGAAGGAAAGGTACAAGGAAAATTGGTTGTACAGTGGAGCAAGATGGGAGGAAGCAAGGC
It encodes:
- the soul4 gene encoding heme-binding protein soul4 isoform X1, translated to MALISLEDLEGLGEDEQLDEDITDNPEPMGEEQSDRLLTHWRAVASTHQVTVPTEMRGPIHEMARHNQQREPVPFVPISCQEKMGEVMWEERAYPAGKWACVRQAEELYEQSISKSFMKLMRFICKENSAGGMRTRTHAAACFSSTHGDGPLLHLRGVSFVFLLCIRAGGHLGLTVPVVSTVMVTADGQTLDKEVETGFYLPAAFQDAPLRPHDPDVEVVQRDAFTVVARAFLGTTTEETVTRHSRLLRELLDASAAERLRSDTYMVAVYENPGVPHRRNEIWFLRR
- the soul4 gene encoding heme-binding protein soul4 isoform X2, whose translation is MALISLEDLEGLGEDEQLDEDITDNPEPMGEEQSDRLLTHWRAVASTHQVTVPTEMRGPIHEMARHNQQREPVPFVPISCQEKMGEVMWEERAYPAGKWACVRQAEELYEQSISKSFMKLMRFICKENSAGGHLGLTVPVVSTVMVTADGQTLDKEVETGFYLPAAFQDAPLRPHDPDVEVVQRDAFTVVARAFLGTTTEETVTRHSRLLRELLDASAAERLRSDTYMVAVYENPGVPHRRNEIWFLRR
- the eif4a3 gene encoding eukaryotic initiation factor 4A-III, which codes for MAAAGMQSRKRLLKDEDMTKVEFETSEEVDVTPTFDTMGLREDLLRGIYAYGFEKPSAIQQRAIKQIIKGRDVIAQSQSGTGKTATFCVSVLQCLDIQVRETQALILAPTRELAGQIQKVLLALGDYMNVQCHACIGGTNVGEDIRKLDFGQHVVSGTPGRVFDMIRRRSLRTRAIKMLVLDEADEMLNKGFKEQIYDVYRYLPPATQVVLISATLPHEILEMTNKFMTDPIRILVKRDELTLEGIKQFFVAVEREEWKFDTLCDLYDTLTITQAVIFCNTKRKVDWLTEKMREANFTVSSMHGDMPQKERESIMKEFRSGASRVLISTDVWARGLDVPQVSLIINYDLPNNRELYIHRIGRSGRYGRKGVAINFVKNDDIRILRDIEQYYSTQIDEMPMNVADLI